The sequence GGCGGCGTCATTTGCACCACCGAGCGCCACCAGCAGCGCCCACAGCAGCGTCCTCAGCGGCATCCGCGCCCAACGCACAGCCCCACGAGCGGCTACCACCGAGCGCCATCAAGCAGGGCAACAGCCGTGCCCACCGAGCGCTCACCACACCGATCAGCGCTGCCGCGCATCAGTCGCGCCACGGGAAGCGCCCACCACGTGCTCACCAGGAGTGCCCAACAGGCGCCCTCAGCAGCGCCAACCGAGCGCCAATCGCCGCTCACCAGCAGCGCCCACAGCAGCGCCCTCAGCGGCATCCGCGCCCAACGCACAGCCCTACGAGCGGCTACCACCGAGCGCCAACGATCAGCGCCGCCGCTCACCAGCCGCACTCACCGAGCGCCATCAGGAGCGCCAGCCCAACAGTGCCCAACAGGCGCCCTCAGCAGCGCCAACCGAGCGCCAATCACCGCGCCCACAGCTGCGCCCATCAGCAGCGCCAACCGCGCCGGATACGTGGTCACTAGCCACGCTACGAGCGCCACCAGGAGCGCCCAACGATCAGCGCCGCCGCTCACGAGCCGCACTCACCGAGCGCCAACGGGAGCGCCAGCCGCAACCACATCGG comes from Drosophila suzukii chromosome Y, CBGP_Dsuzu_IsoJpt1.0, whole genome shotgun sequence and encodes:
- the LOC139353760 gene encoding serine/arginine repetitive matrix protein 1-like; this translates as MRPQGRKLDLILEWQPRRSDLGADFNPEWYSGTSVGTPDPRTFHEAVKRIPRPEQRPQSGPAAPSERRQCTTSGTHSRAHQEHAQRGHRALSSVTRAASRVISSADPAASRAVQCHPRGHQVPTERHQQRQQQRQPRRTRGHQPHNERHQERATSGPAPSAAFSVHRAASFAPPSATSSAHSSVLSGIRAQRTAPRAATTERHQAGQQPCPPSAHHTDQRCRASVAPREAPTTCSPGVPNRRPQQRQPSANRRSPAAPTAAPSAASAPNAQPYERLPPSANDQRRRSPAALTERHQERQPNSAQQAPSAAPTERQSPRPQLRPSAAPTAPDTWSLATLRAPPGAPNDQRRRSRAALTERQRERQPQPHRSATAARQQHLSCARRITPMVAPSAQTRH